In the Hordeum vulgare subsp. vulgare chromosome 7H, MorexV3_pseudomolecules_assembly, whole genome shotgun sequence genome, one interval contains:
- the LOC123410693 gene encoding uncharacterized protein LOC123410693: MLEAPAIPELWNTVHGWFTPWVLFVVLNLVVVTIVITSVVTAPTESGEGAAAGANVEKSSLSGGPSTALDWNRSPDLPRFTAPAHGAPATGVLDLGQPDEQPPPPEMEPENPDEHEHEHTHMERSMSEAAVEAELPRLPARQRKSARDKSAFAYIVAEKDNEVVEARRPATTRDAHRRHHLATKLEEPAPEEETEEAVGEVDARADEFINKFHHQLKLQRADSFMRSRGTLHRRQRRARLSSPAAAGAP, from the coding sequence ATGCTGGAGGCGCCGGCGATCCCTGAGTTGTGGAACACCGTGCACGGGTGGTTCACCCCATGGGTGTTGTTCGTCGTGCTCAATCTGGtcgtcgtcaccatcgtcatcacctccGTGGTCACGGCCCCGACGGAGAGCGGAGAAGGGGCTGCTGCCGGGGCTAACGTCGAGAAGAGCAGCCTGTCCGGCGGGCCGTCAACGGCGCTCGACTGGAACCGTTCGCCCGACCTGCCCCGCTTCACCGCCCCCGCCCATGGGGCCCCGGCGACCGGAGTGCTGGATCTGGGACAGCCCGACGAgcaaccgccgccgcccgagATGGAGCCGGAGAATCCGGATGAGCACGAGCACGAGCACACGCACATGGAGAGGAGCATGTCCGAGGCGGCCGTCGAGGCAGAGCTGCCGCGGCTGCCGGCGCGGCAGCGGAAGTCGGCTCGCGACAAATCGGCGTTCGCGTACATCGTGGCCGAGAAGGACAacgaggtggtggaggcgcgCAGGCCGGCGACGACGAGGGACGCGCATCGCCGCCACCACCTGGCGACGAAGCTAGAGGAGCCGGCCCCGGAGGAGGAGACTGAGGAAGCCGTCGGCGAGGTGGACGCGCGCGCGGACGAGTTCATCAACAAGTTCCACCACCAGCTGAAGCTGCAGCGCGCCGACTCCTTCATGCGCTCCCGGGGTACGCTCCACCGCCGCCAGAGGCGCGCTAGGTTGTCGTCTCCCGCAGCCGCGGGTGCTCCGTGA